A genomic segment from Sulfurirhabdus autotrophica encodes:
- the mraZ gene encoding division/cell wall cluster transcriptional repressor MraZ yields the protein MFRGATALNLDAKGRLVVPAKHRDALLGQSGGSLVMTAHPHRCILLYPFAAWEPIEQKINSLPSFDPVASSWKRLLLGHAEEMPLDASGRLLVSPVLRELAGLEKQAMLVGQGGHFELWSMEGWRSQMERALAPENGLPAALENFSL from the coding sequence ATGTTCCGAGGTGCTACAGCTTTGAATCTCGATGCAAAAGGTCGGCTTGTTGTGCCAGCCAAGCATCGTGACGCCTTGCTGGGGCAGTCGGGTGGCAGCCTGGTGATGACCGCGCATCCGCATCGTTGCATATTGTTATATCCGTTTGCAGCGTGGGAGCCCATCGAGCAAAAAATTAATTCATTGCCCAGCTTTGATCCTGTGGCAAGTTCCTGGAAACGTTTGTTGTTAGGTCATGCGGAAGAAATGCCGCTGGATGCTTCTGGTCGTCTGCTGGTTTCACCTGTTCTACGTGAATTGGCGGGACTGGAAAAGCAGGCCATGCTGGTTGGGCAGGGCGGGCACTTTGAATTATGGAGTATGGAAGGGTGGCGGAGTCAGATGGAGCGCGCGTTGGCTCCGGAAAATGGACTTCCTGCTGCGCTGGAAAACTTTTCGCTGTGA
- a CDS encoding DUF1269 domain-containing protein, with translation MRRRLYFMLPDVRNTRQMVNDLLLARIEDQHIHVLAKDGVPLEGLHEASILQKTDIAHGAETGLAVGGAIGIFAGLAAILFPPAGVSLELVTILIAALIGAAFGAWVSSMIASGIPNSRLKTFEQGIAQGRILMMVDVPISRVDEIRKLIASVHPEASPGGMEPTIPAFP, from the coding sequence ATGCGACGCAGACTTTATTTCATGCTCCCGGATGTGCGAAATACCCGGCAAATGGTTAATGACCTGTTGCTGGCTCGCATTGAAGATCAACATATTCATGTTCTAGCCAAAGATGGAGTACCACTTGAAGGATTACACGAAGCTTCCATCCTGCAAAAGACAGATATTGCTCATGGCGCTGAGACCGGACTGGCAGTGGGTGGTGCAATCGGCATTTTCGCTGGATTAGCTGCCATTCTTTTTCCGCCAGCAGGCGTTTCTCTGGAACTGGTGACCATCTTGATTGCTGCTCTGATCGGCGCAGCTTTTGGCGCATGGGTATCCAGCATGATAGCCAGCGGCATCCCTAACTCGCGGCTGAAAACCTTTGAGCAGGGGATTGCTCAGGGCCGCATCCTCATGATGGTGGATGTCCCCATTAGCAGAGTAGACGAAATCCGCAAACTGATTGCGAGCGTCCATCCGGAAGCTTCTCCTGGTGGAATGGAACCGACCATACCTGCGTTCCCATGA
- the pyrC gene encoding dihydroorotase: MTKISLTRPDDWHLHLRDDVAMQAVVADTAHRFGRAIIMPNLKPPVTTTEMAVAYRQRILNALPDGVCFEPLMTLYLTDNTTAEEIAKAKASGWVHGVKLYPAGATTNSDSGVTDLANCAAALSAMEELDLPLLVHGEVTNPLVDVFDREQVFIARHLVPLLEKYPRLRVVFEHITTKQAVDFVKAAPGNVAATITAHHLLYSRNAMFAGGIRPHMYCLPVLKREEHRWALIAAATSGNPKFFLGTDSAPHARSAKESACGCAGIYTSHAAIELYAEVFEAAKALDKLEAFASFYGADFYRLPRNSDTITLEKTAWVVPAELPFGDDKIVPLRAGEHVAWKLA, from the coding sequence ATGACAAAAATTTCGCTGACCCGCCCTGATGATTGGCATTTGCATTTGCGTGATGATGTTGCGATGCAAGCCGTTGTTGCAGACACTGCTCATCGATTTGGTCGCGCAATCATCATGCCGAATTTGAAACCGCCTGTGACAACCACTGAGATGGCCGTTGCCTATCGTCAGCGCATTCTGAATGCGCTACCTGATGGTGTGTGCTTCGAGCCGTTGATGACGTTGTATCTTACCGATAATACTACGGCTGAGGAGATTGCTAAGGCCAAAGCGAGTGGGTGGGTGCATGGTGTGAAGTTATATCCTGCCGGGGCAACAACAAATTCTGATTCTGGCGTAACCGATCTGGCCAATTGCGCTGCTGCACTATCTGCAATGGAGGAGCTTGATCTTCCTCTATTGGTGCACGGAGAAGTGACCAACCCACTCGTAGATGTGTTTGATCGGGAGCAGGTCTTTATAGCGCGTCATTTAGTACCCTTGCTTGAGAAATATCCCCGATTACGTGTGGTGTTTGAACATATTACAACCAAACAGGCTGTTGATTTTGTGAAAGCGGCGCCTGGTAATGTTGCTGCGACCATTACGGCGCATCATTTGTTGTACAGTCGGAATGCCATGTTTGCAGGCGGTATTCGGCCGCATATGTATTGTTTGCCGGTGCTCAAGCGAGAAGAGCATCGGTGGGCGCTGATTGCTGCTGCAACCAGTGGTAACCCTAAGTTTTTCCTGGGTACTGACAGCGCACCCCATGCGCGTTCCGCAAAGGAATCGGCCTGTGGATGCGCTGGAATTTATACTTCCCATGCGGCTATTGAACTGTATGCAGAAGTATTTGAGGCTGCAAAAGCGTTAGACAAACTGGAAGCCTTTGCCAGTTTTTATGGTGCTGATTTTTACAGGTTACCTCGCAATTCAGACACCATTACCCTTGAAAAGACAGCATGGGTTGTTCCTGCAGAACTTCCGTTTGGAGACGATAAAATTGTTCCGTTACGCGCAGGTGAGCACGTTGCCTGGAAGCTGGCGTAA
- a CDS encoding tetratricopeptide repeat protein, which produces MKKSLVGAFLLLWVVMVTNVAFATSKEEATMISNAAERGSEGAQVLLAVIYQDGADGYAKNDKMAAHWFELAAEQGNAYAQKTIGDYYAQGRGVTKNLKVAADWREKAANRGNVLAQLSLGKMYLYGEGVAQNNEKAEKWLSRAAFEGNSEAQYLLGSMYRMGYGVVRNETLGGNLLAKSAGQGYQDAIKALHFLENVGFQIEETFYKRMPNLQKLAEDGDVEAQYQIAMRYESGSYGVKQDNAKALAWFNKAASNGHVLAMKSLGHIYEKGLIGVKADPKMSEYWYGKATPGK; this is translated from the coding sequence ATGAAAAAGTCTCTTGTGGGTGCGTTTCTGTTGTTATGGGTCGTAATGGTAACGAATGTTGCTTTTGCAACGAGCAAGGAAGAAGCGACCATGATTTCAAATGCGGCTGAACGTGGAAGTGAGGGGGCTCAGGTTCTCTTGGCGGTTATCTATCAAGATGGTGCCGATGGATATGCAAAAAATGACAAAATGGCGGCGCATTGGTTTGAATTAGCGGCAGAGCAAGGTAATGCTTACGCGCAGAAAACGATTGGTGATTATTATGCACAAGGCAGAGGCGTAACAAAAAACCTTAAGGTGGCGGCTGATTGGCGTGAGAAGGCTGCAAATAGAGGGAATGTTTTGGCGCAGCTCAGTTTGGGGAAAATGTATTTATACGGTGAGGGCGTAGCCCAGAATAATGAAAAAGCAGAAAAATGGTTGAGTCGTGCCGCCTTTGAGGGAAATAGTGAGGCGCAATACTTATTGGGTAGCATGTACCGAATGGGTTATGGCGTTGTGCGAAATGAAACCTTAGGCGGTAATCTATTGGCTAAATCAGCGGGACAAGGGTATCAAGATGCAATAAAGGCGCTGCACTTTCTGGAAAATGTAGGATTTCAGATTGAAGAAACCTTTTATAAACGCATGCCAAACTTACAGAAACTGGCAGAAGATGGTGATGTTGAAGCGCAATATCAGATAGCCATGCGCTATGAATCAGGTTCTTATGGTGTAAAGCAGGATAATGCAAAAGCGCTTGCCTGGTTCAATAAGGCTGCCAGCAATGGTCACGTGTTAGCCATGAAAAGTCTGGGGCATATCTACGAGAAGGGGCTGATTGGGGTGAAGGCTGATCCTAAAATGTCTGAATATTGGTATGGTAAAGCGACACCTGGAAAATAA
- a CDS encoding DUF599 domain-containing protein: MVDSTLGASWYSIFFNDLFSFITTIVLLLIYHLYLRRKVRKDPTYTIQAVNIIARTAWVETLMAPGKPDVIAIQTLRNSTMAATFLASTAVLLIIGVLTLSGQGDKLSSTWHALNAYGAKHSELFLAKLIILLLDLFVAFFSFAMSIRVFNHVGYMINVPLSLNHKFITPQHVAVHLNSAGRYYSLGMRAYYFSVPLVFWLFGPHFMLLATFILIPVLYKLDRAPKVLADDYRQ; the protein is encoded by the coding sequence GTGGTCGATAGCACCTTAGGGGCTTCCTGGTACAGTATATTTTTCAACGATCTATTCAGTTTCATCACCACTATTGTTTTATTATTGATCTACCATCTATATTTACGACGCAAAGTTCGAAAAGATCCCACTTATACGATTCAGGCCGTGAATATCATTGCGCGTACCGCCTGGGTGGAAACATTAATGGCGCCCGGCAAACCTGATGTGATAGCGATTCAGACTTTGCGCAACTCTACAATGGCGGCGACCTTTCTTGCTTCAACCGCAGTGTTGCTTATTATCGGCGTGCTGACACTCAGCGGGCAGGGAGATAAACTAAGCAGTACATGGCATGCCCTCAATGCTTATGGCGCCAAACATTCTGAACTGTTTCTGGCAAAATTGATCATTCTATTGCTTGATCTGTTTGTCGCCTTTTTCAGTTTTGCCATGTCCATACGCGTATTTAATCATGTTGGCTACATGATTAACGTGCCGCTATCCCTGAACCATAAATTCATCACGCCTCAACATGTCGCCGTGCATCTCAACAGCGCCGGCAGATATTACAGCTTGGGAATGCGCGCTTATTACTTTTCCGTACCCCTTGTGTTCTGGCTATTTGGGCCGCATTTTATGCTACTAGCCACCTTTATTCTCATCCCGGTGTTGTATAAACTAGACCGTGCACCAAAGGTATTGGCTGACGATTATCGTCAATAA
- a CDS encoding c-type cytochrome: protein MIKNIILILVMSLLDINTVLANPDGAKLFSQNCATCHGDNGAGGIGVPLALASFQSTISDDYVRKTIRHGRPGRIMPAFTQINDAEVEAIVKYVRAWNKTKPIAFSQELIKGDPVHGKQLFSKYCASCHGANGEGGKGTGVTFSRPRDLPIMAPALHNPGFLASATDAMIKNTLIMGRKGTPMISFYKHGLNEKDINDIVSHIRGFEKQPVSESATILETEQAILSVDSPYDLQTTIENVKNAATSHNFIFIREQTLDSGLVPEGTENPKQHIIYFCNFNVLNQALATDPRVGLFLPCRITAVEQNGKVRLYSVNPKRLSKIFNNSALNNMCDEMTKQYKTVMEEATF from the coding sequence ATGATCAAAAACATCATCTTGATACTAGTGATGTCACTTCTGGACATTAATACCGTTTTAGCCAATCCAGATGGCGCAAAACTCTTTTCACAAAACTGCGCAACCTGTCATGGCGATAATGGTGCAGGCGGCATTGGTGTACCCTTGGCGCTCGCTTCATTCCAATCCACCATCAGCGATGATTATGTGCGCAAAACCATTCGCCATGGCCGCCCAGGCAGAATCATGCCAGCTTTTACCCAGATCAATGATGCAGAAGTAGAAGCGATAGTTAAATACGTCCGTGCATGGAACAAAACCAAGCCCATTGCCTTTTCCCAGGAACTCATCAAAGGCGACCCTGTACACGGTAAGCAGCTATTCTCCAAATATTGCGCCAGTTGCCACGGCGCAAATGGTGAAGGAGGTAAAGGAACCGGCGTCACCTTTTCGCGCCCGAGAGATTTACCCATTATGGCACCAGCCCTGCATAACCCTGGCTTTTTGGCATCTGCCACCGATGCCATGATAAAAAACACGTTAATCATGGGACGTAAAGGCACGCCGATGATTTCGTTCTATAAGCATGGTCTGAATGAAAAAGACATCAACGATATCGTCAGCCACATACGTGGATTTGAAAAACAGCCTGTTTCAGAAAGTGCTACCATTCTGGAAACAGAGCAGGCCATTTTATCCGTTGATTCACCTTATGATCTGCAAACAACCATTGAAAATGTGAAGAATGCGGCCACATCACACAATTTCATATTTATTCGTGAGCAGACACTGGATTCTGGGCTGGTCCCGGAAGGCACAGAAAACCCCAAGCAGCACATAATCTATTTCTGTAATTTTAATGTACTTAATCAGGCATTAGCTACTGACCCACGCGTTGGTCTTTTTCTGCCCTGTCGCATTACAGCCGTAGAGCAAAATGGAAAAGTACGCCTTTATTCAGTCAATCCTAAACGCCTGAGCAAAATTTTTAATAACTCAGCACTTAATAACATGTGCGATGAAATGACGAAACAGTACAAAACCGTCATGGAGGAAGCAACATTTTGA
- a CDS encoding DUF302 domain-containing protein, translating to MKTIIRFLAIAFFSLLLTSPAKADQLLSARSSQDFEEAMSTLQAAIKNNGYQLSKVQRVDVGLQAKGYKTDKYRVVFYGKAEEIADLAAKHPELIPYLPLNIAIFSEENNTILAAGRPELLKEFFPSADLAPYFERWEKDLEKILDEVRETK from the coding sequence TTGAAAACAATTATCCGATTTTTGGCAATTGCATTTTTTTCTTTGTTGCTGACTTCACCAGCAAAAGCTGATCAGCTACTATCTGCACGCTCCAGCCAGGACTTTGAAGAAGCCATGTCGACCCTGCAAGCCGCCATCAAAAACAATGGCTATCAATTAAGCAAAGTGCAACGGGTAGATGTTGGTTTGCAAGCAAAAGGGTACAAAACCGACAAATACCGCGTCGTATTTTACGGAAAAGCTGAAGAAATAGCCGACCTTGCCGCAAAGCACCCTGAACTCATCCCCTACCTACCGCTCAACATTGCTATTTTCTCGGAGGAAAACAATACAATCCTTGCGGCTGGCCGTCCTGAGTTACTCAAAGAATTTTTCCCTTCAGCAGATCTTGCCCCTTATTTTGAGCGATGGGAAAAAGACCTGGAAAAAATTCTGGACGAAGTAAGAGAAACAAAATAG
- the rsmI gene encoding 16S rRNA (cytidine(1402)-2'-O)-methyltransferase yields MLHQESQLDRMGTLYVVATPIGNLRDISLRALDILAKVDIVAAEDTRNTSNLLRHFSLSTSLMALHEHNERGAAEKIIAMLTAGKSVALVSDAGTPGISDPGAILVRMVRQAGLKVVPVPGANAAISAISAAGIHDPHFLFFGFLPHKSAGRRRELESLKLLPYTLVFYESPHRILESISDLLAVLGGERNIVFARELTKVFETIHVCRLDEALSWLEADANQQRGEFVLLVSGAESVVAGGIGEDAVRVLKMLLAELPLKQAVKLAADITHEKKNELYTLALELKTD; encoded by the coding sequence ATGTTGCATCAAGAATCTCAGTTAGACAGGATGGGAACATTATATGTGGTTGCCACGCCGATTGGCAATTTGCGTGATATTTCGCTGCGGGCGCTTGATATTCTGGCAAAGGTAGATATTGTCGCCGCTGAAGATACGCGAAACACGTCTAATTTGTTACGCCATTTTTCGCTATCTACTTCGTTAATGGCATTGCACGAACACAATGAACGGGGCGCAGCGGAAAAGATAATAGCGATGCTGACGGCTGGAAAATCGGTTGCGTTGGTGAGTGATGCCGGCACCCCAGGCATATCTGATCCTGGTGCGATTCTAGTACGCATGGTCCGGCAGGCAGGGCTGAAGGTTGTGCCTGTTCCCGGTGCAAACGCTGCTATCAGTGCGATATCGGCAGCAGGAATTCATGACCCACATTTTCTTTTCTTTGGTTTTCTGCCACATAAAAGTGCCGGCCGCCGGCGTGAACTGGAATCATTAAAGTTGCTACCCTATACGCTGGTTTTTTATGAATCACCTCACCGTATTCTTGAATCTATTAGTGATTTGCTGGCGGTGTTGGGTGGTGAGAGGAATATTGTTTTTGCGCGGGAATTAACCAAGGTTTTTGAAACAATCCACGTCTGCCGACTTGACGAGGCGTTGAGCTGGCTTGAAGCGGATGCTAATCAGCAGCGTGGTGAATTTGTGTTGCTTGTTTCAGGAGCAGAATCAGTCGTGGCGGGCGGTATTGGCGAAGATGCTGTGCGCGTGCTGAAAATGCTACTTGCGGAGTTACCTTTGAAGCAGGCTGTAAAATTGGCGGCGGACATTACCCACGAAAAGAAAAATGAGTTGTACACCCTTGCCCTGGAGTTGAAAACGGACTAA
- a CDS encoding penicillin-binding protein activator codes for MQHFLFFLLITFAATLNGCASSSPRQQPFNKPILSAQTEIPASLPEAQTSPYIVSPFDAPNSSANTATFEGHGGHIGLILPLKSTAFSRAADTVKEGFMAALSIQSKSQHPAVKVYVTDGTPGSILEAYQLAIQEGSQIIVGPLTRNGVTSIAESGLISVPTIALNIPDNDTALPPNLYFFGISVEGEARQIARMAFNEGKMNAVILTANSPLSKRSQQAFSEEWQHLGGKIVAQYDFTDNVSSYYTLRSAVAKGDADMIFLAADYTRARMVRPYLGVPIPTYATSQIYSGKNEASRDIDLENIRFVEMPWLLQPDHPAVMIYPRQEKFIGPDYERLYALGIDAFRIAEIFLSSSNRNFVLDGVTGKITLDNGNQFTRELTPAIFHQGIAASLEATTP; via the coding sequence ATGCAACATTTCCTCTTCTTTCTGCTCATCACTTTTGCAGCAACACTGAATGGCTGTGCCAGCAGTTCCCCACGGCAGCAACCCTTTAACAAACCAATTCTGTCTGCGCAGACAGAAATACCTGCCAGCCTTCCTGAAGCACAGACATCACCCTATATTGTCTCTCCATTTGACGCGCCAAACTCATCAGCCAATACTGCCACGTTTGAAGGTCACGGAGGTCACATCGGCTTGATTCTCCCGCTCAAATCAACCGCTTTCAGTCGCGCAGCAGATACGGTAAAAGAGGGCTTTATGGCTGCGCTAAGCATACAATCAAAAAGCCAGCACCCTGCCGTAAAAGTTTACGTAACAGATGGCACACCCGGTAGCATACTAGAAGCGTATCAGCTTGCCATTCAGGAAGGAAGCCAGATCATTGTCGGGCCATTAACCCGCAATGGCGTAACAAGTATCGCGGAAAGCGGATTAATATCTGTACCTACGATAGCACTGAATATACCGGACAACGACACTGCACTGCCACCGAATCTTTACTTTTTTGGCATTTCTGTTGAAGGTGAAGCCCGCCAGATAGCTCGCATGGCCTTCAATGAAGGCAAAATGAATGCCGTCATTCTAACTGCAAATTCTCCCCTTTCTAAACGATCACAACAGGCTTTTTCAGAAGAATGGCAACATCTGGGTGGAAAAATTGTAGCGCAGTATGATTTTACAGATAATGTTAGCAGTTATTACACATTGCGGTCTGCTGTAGCCAAAGGTGACGCTGACATGATATTCCTGGCTGCTGATTATACAAGAGCACGCATGGTCCGTCCTTATCTTGGCGTACCAATCCCAACCTATGCCACCTCCCAGATTTACAGTGGGAAAAATGAAGCTTCTCGTGATATTGATCTTGAAAACATCCGTTTCGTCGAGATGCCATGGCTGTTGCAACCGGACCACCCAGCCGTAATGATCTACCCGCGTCAGGAAAAATTTATCGGCCCTGATTATGAACGCTTATATGCTTTAGGTATTGATGCTTTCCGCATAGCTGAAATTTTTCTTTCCTCATCAAACCGCAATTTCGTTCTGGACGGCGTTACAGGAAAAATCACACTCGATAATGGCAACCAGTTTACTCGCGAATTGACCCCCGCCATTTTTCACCAGGGAATCGCGGCCAGTCTTGAAGCAACCACCCCTTGA
- a CDS encoding YraN family protein, translating into MKTTGDQAELLAASYLQKQGLNLLEKNYRCRYGEIDLILRDQKTLVFAEVRLRRNLNFGGAASSITPQKQTRLILTAQHFLGSQHNPPPCRFDVVLLNELSLTNIEWIKNAFGQ; encoded by the coding sequence TTGAAAACCACTGGGGACCAAGCCGAACTATTAGCAGCAAGCTATTTGCAGAAGCAGGGACTGAATCTGCTGGAAAAAAATTACCGCTGCCGTTATGGTGAAATTGATCTGATTTTGCGGGATCAGAAAACACTGGTTTTTGCGGAAGTTCGCTTACGCAGGAATCTGAATTTCGGCGGCGCTGCTTCCAGCATTACCCCGCAAAAACAAACGCGGTTGATTCTTACAGCACAGCATTTTCTTGGTTCTCAACATAATCCCCCGCCTTGTCGCTTTGATGTAGTACTATTAAACGAACTTTCACTTACCAATATCGAATGGATCAAAAACGCATTTGGACAGTGA
- a CDS encoding phosphoheptose isomerase: MDLISRINHHFTESANLKLQAVDVLSTPISAAAERMVQCLMADGKILSCGNGGSAADSQHFSSEMLNRFEMERPGLAAIALTTDTSTITSIANDYDYEQIFSKQVRALGHTGDVLLAISTSGGSRNVIAAIRAAHEREMTVIALTGKAGGEIGGILGPNDVHICVPHESTARIQEVHLLIIHCLCDAIDCMLLGVE; encoded by the coding sequence ATGGACTTAATTTCCCGTATCAACCATCACTTTACTGAAAGTGCCAACCTGAAACTGCAGGCTGTAGACGTATTATCAACACCCATTTCAGCTGCTGCCGAACGCATGGTGCAATGCCTCATGGCGGATGGGAAAATCCTGAGTTGTGGGAATGGCGGTTCAGCTGCAGATTCCCAGCACTTTTCTTCAGAAATGTTGAATCGTTTTGAAATGGAGCGTCCAGGTCTTGCTGCAATCGCCTTAACCACAGATACCTCAACCATTACCTCCATTGCAAACGACTACGATTACGAACAAATTTTTTCCAAGCAGGTTCGCGCGTTAGGCCATACCGGTGACGTTTTACTTGCCATCAGCACCAGCGGCGGGTCACGCAACGTCATTGCTGCGATCCGCGCCGCTCACGAACGAGAAATGACTGTCATTGCTCTAACAGGTAAAGCTGGAGGGGAAATAGGCGGTATTTTAGGTCCCAATGATGTTCATATTTGTGTACCACACGAAAGCACTGCCCGCATACAGGAAGTGCACTTACTTATCATTCATTGCCTCTGCGATGCAATAGATTGCATGCTACTAGGAGTAGAATAA